Below is a genomic region from Ascaphus truei isolate aAscTru1 chromosome 8, aAscTru1.hap1, whole genome shotgun sequence.
tttaacattcttGTAAATATGTACAGATGTTGCCTGAACTACATACCACATTAGTGCAAATGATTGAGGCTCATTACAGCTTGGAGAGACCCCTCGTGAATGGTTTCTGAGCAAAAACATGTGCCATTTACCATGGCTATTACTGAGTTAACATGGTACCCTCAAAGCAAATGATATGCAAAACCAACATCTGCATTACATCTCATTAGAACAGGCTtaacgtcacgttattgtagGATAATGTTGCTTGGGGGTAACCCCGATCCAGGTAGGTCGAGTAGAGGAAAGGGAAATAACTTATTTAAATCATGTCTAACTGTGGTATTGCACCTAGGGCTGGCAGGTGCCTTGTcccaaaatactggacacaagggtaaaagatgcgaccccccccaatacatataaaaatatacccccacgcctcccgaatacatataaaaatatacccccacgcctcccgaatacatataaaaatatacccccacgtcccccaaatacatataaaaaatactggATTGACACTGCTACAAGAACATCTGTCAAATTAGCAACGAATGAATGGATATGCTAACTCAATTGCTATTCCAAATCTTCAGAACCATTAGAAATAAAATCTATAACTAGAACCTATTGGACGTCAGCTTTTTATCTTGCCCTGAAAACTTAAAAAATAGATATTTACAAAAGCAAGCATAGGGCAGTTCTCTTTATTAAACTTTGGATTGTGTAGCATTAAATGTAGAGTCAAGAAGAGCACAGAATATCTTAATAATGGATGTTACTGTACCGTATCTAGCAAATATTGAATCATCTTCAAAAACTGAATGCATAACCTAGGAACACTATGTTTATCTAGATAAGCAGGATACAAGGGATTATTTCAAATGCCTTTGCAGCATGTAATCAGTTTGCATTGATGTAAATCCAAAATATGCATTTAAGAGAACAAGGCAGTATTACAAAAAGAGCTCTCAACATCTGCATGATGTATTACCCATACGATATATCTAGTTattctatctgtctgtctgtctgtctgtctgtctgtctgtctgtctgtctatctgtctatctaggTGAAGTATGATCGgcattaaaaaaatgatttttctTGACAAGTTCTTTGTGACCTTGAGTATTCTCAGATGAGGCAGATAGAAGGAAAGTCATTAGTGGCTACATGAGTTCACAAGCATTGATTGGACATAAATAATGTATTCAGCAGGTACAATGCTTAAGCAAAATATATATTCATGCATGTCAAACCTGTTTTTCCACTGCTTCTCTGTACTCCTTTTTGAGTTATGAAATGATGTGCAATTAGTTAAGTTCTGGATCTTAAATCATTGGAGTTGCTGGGAAAAACTGGGGCGTGAGTTGTGACTGATTATGCCATCTCATCTGGTGTCAGTTTTGTCCTTGCTTTTGCTAGGTAGACATCTACTGCTTTCGGTCAATCTAACGTATTGAGTGTTGGGAGCGATCTGGAGAAAATTCTAAATCTCCATTCTGAATAGTCTAGGACACGAGTAACCAACtttagtcttcaagggccacactaataggtcaggttttacagatatccctgcttcagcacaagtggcttaatcagtggcacagtcattGAGCCTTCTGGATGGTTATCTGTCATCTACATTTCACATAAGTTgcactcgatggacatatgtacatctaatacagtatgtaactactgtatgtaacatgatgcactacatatactgtatagactAATTGTATGATTAGGGACAGATAAAAAACATGAACCAAATGTATTTCCATGCTAATAAACATGGCACCTATAATTTCAGTTTCCTGGTAAGTGAAACTAGACCTTTCCAATGTTATAAGATGTTGAAACCACCTATTGTGAGCTGGCAGTGTATATAAAGTGTAATGTCTGAGGCTCTTTGTTTACTGCCGTTAAATTAACCAGGTTTGCATATAAATGCATGTTGTTTGCTGCCGGTTGCAGCAATATTTGCaagttttgcattttttttcttgtgACTGTTTAACCTTTATAGATGTAGCTACAACAGCACAGGGTCTGGCACAGGGGTCTGGCGTGTGACTGACATAGGGACTGGCACGGGGACTGGCATGGGTCTGGCACAGGGACTGGCATAGGTCTGACACGGGACAGGCATAGGTCTGACATAGGGGACTGGCATGGGGTCTGGCACAGGTGATTGGCACGGGGACTGGCACAGGGTCTGACACGGGGTCTGGCATGGGGGACTCACACGGGGTCTGGCATGGGGTCTGACACGGGGACTAGCATGGGGTCTGACACAGGGGACTGGCACCAGCTcgggcattttatttatttatttataaaaatattttaccaggaagtaatacattgagagttacctctcgttttcaagtatgtcctgggcacagagtaaaacaaaataatacatggttacaaatacagttacataaatgaacaaggtatacattatatacaagacattgcatgcacagttaaagaaaatatatattatgagcgtatgaaacagttacagaccagattaaagtgtgagacagccttagatttgaaagaacttaagctggtggtggatatgagagtctctggtaggttgttccagttttggggtgcacggaaggagaaggaggaacgtccggatactttgttgagtcttgggaccatgaatagtcttttggagtctgatctcaggtgataggtactgcatgtggtaggggtgaggagcttgttcaggtagctgggtagcttgcccagaaagtatttgagggtgatacaggaaaggtgaactttgcgcctagactctagtgatgaccaatctagttctttgagcatttcgcagtgatgtgtgttgtagttgcattggagaacaaaacgacaaattgaattgtagagggtgtcaagtttgctaaggtgggtttgaggagccgagccatatactatgtctccatagtcaataattggcattagcatctgctgtgcaatacgctttctgaccaggagacgtagggaggatttgttcctgtaaagtacccctagtttggcataggtcttggttgtcaaggtatcaatgtgcatcccgaatgttaagtgggagtcaaaccataagcccaggtatttaaaactagtgacaggtgttagggtggttttagcgttggttctaatcaggagctcagtcactggaagctttacaaatttagtcttggtcccaaataccattgttaccgtcttgtcagtgtttaaaaacagtttgttttgggaaatccagttttcgagtctcaaaaagtcagactgaagtatgtgttgaaggtcagagaggctatggctgtgtgcatacaggattgtgtcatctgcatacatgtgtattaaggcttccttacaagctgtgggaagatcattaatgaacactgagaagagtaggggccccagaacagagcagaTCCCATGCCATGCATGGAGACTGGCATGGGCTCTGGCACGGCGATTGACATGGGATCTGACACAGGGACTGGTTTGGGCTCTGGCACAGGGACGCACATGGGGTCTGGCACAGGGAACTGCACAGGGACATGCATGTGATCTGGCCAGGGGTCTGGCATGGGGCCTGGCACAGATTCTGGCACAGGGGACTAGCACGGAGTCTGGCGCAGGGGACTAGCATGGGGGCACAGGGACTAACATGGGGTCGGGCACAGGGGACTAGCACAGGTCTGGCACAGGGGACTGGCACTGGTGACTGGCATGGGGGACTGGCATGGGGTCTGGCATGAGGTCTGGCATGGGGACTTGGACAGGATGGCATGGGGACTGGCACGGGGTCTGGCACAGTGGCCcggcatggggtctggcactgGGACTGACTCAGGGTTGGCACAGGGGACTGGCATGGGGTCTGGTACAGGGGACTGGCACGGGGTCTGACATGGGGTCTAGCATGGGGTCTGACACAGGGACTGGcaagggggacacacacaggctCTGACATGGGGTCTGGCACAAGGTCGGGCAGAGGGGACTGGCACCGGCTCGGGCACAGGGACTGGAATGGGGGCTGGCACAGGGACTGGCATGGGATCTGACACGGTGACTATCCCGGGGTCTGGCAAAGGTTCTGGCATGGAAATCTGGCACGGCTCTGGCACGGGGTCTGACATGCAATCTGGCACAGGGTCTGGCATAGGATCTGACATGGGGTCTAGCACTCCAGGGGCCGCATGATGCAGTAGCTACGTCATAATCTTCCTGCTCATTTTTATAGGGGAGATAGCGGAACAGAAAGCAGTCTATGACGGAGTGCAGCAGAAGGTGGAGGACCCCATCACCTCCGTCCTGTCATTGGTGAGAGCGATCATGTGGTCACAGGTGTCTCTCGGGTGCTGCGGCCTCTCTGGCATTCAAAGGGTTAAAGTACCTGTTAGGTTATGCTGTTAGTTTCTGATAAGTACTGTAACTTGGATACATTGAAATTTTCTCTACAGACCGATAGGTCAGTGAATACGCTTTTGACTGCTTTGCCCACATTGAGCATTAATGGCAGGTTGGAGATGGACCGATATTTAGTAAGCAGCGCTATTCCATAGAACACCTTGCAGCCTATTCCCTAATTATCCGGAGAGACACTACATCTCAGATAAAATAGTTATTCAATGTGTGACCCCTTCCCTATGCTGAAGAGTTTAGTGTGATGTTGCATGAAAGAAGTATGTTTAGAGAAGGTAAGTGCCTTTATAGAGTGAATACaacacagatgtagcagacgttatctctcccgctgatgcattgtaacggggggggggggggggtggtggggggacaTACCACGCCAGTGGTAGTAGGAGCTATTGCATTTCAATTAGGAGCATGTGAAAAGGGACGTGGCTAATGCATTAGTTCACCCACTGGTGCGCACCAGCGAATGCAATAAcatctgctgcatctgtatatatatatacactgtaagtgtgtgtgttaatgCAGCCCCGTAACAACATTTAAGCTGTAAAGGCTGTGGTATTAATTTAGTAACCCAAATTTTTCCCAATATCTGTTAGTGCTTTTTGTAGGTTAGGAAGAGATGTCTGGGGATTGGCCAGAGTCAAGATAATGTCATTGGCAAATAATGACATTTTATAATTTGTCTTTCCAATTGGAAttccttttatatttatatttgctcttaTGTGTGCAGCTAGTGGTTCAATCGACAATGCAAaaaggagaggggataatgggcatccctgccTCGTGCCATTTTTGATTTTGATCGGTTCCGGGTTATCCCCGGGCAGTTTGACCATAGTTGTTGGGTTCATATAAATCCTTCTAAGAAGGATTCTTTGAAACCAAATTTCTGTGGCGTTTCGTCTAGGAACGTCCAATCtattctatcaaatgccttctctgcgtctagactTAGTAGAATTGCCTTGGTTCCCGTTAGGTGCACATGAtccactatatttataattttcctTGTATTGTCAGACGCTTGTCTACCAGCTACCCCAATTAACATTTCTAGAATCAGTTAAATCACTGattttacacacatatatatatatatatatatatatatatatatatatatatatatatatatatatatatataaatcaaaaggataggcacacaaaaaaaatattttattggtCCAATATTTTGATTACCCCCTGGAACCATCAGCCTTCCTGATAAAGAGACAGTGGGccaataaaataatgtttttgtaCATTTTTAGTGTGACTGTTCGTATCCcttatttttgtacagtatttTCTAGGTTCTCTTATAGCAGCACCGGGTTTATAACAGTTAAGTGTGTGCCCCAATCTCATCACATTGGTatacactgtgtatgtatatatacagtatatatatatatatatatatatatatatatatataatatttcacTCGTTGATCATTATTTTGATGGCGCAAGAAGAAAACACGAATCTGAatgtatatttgatacatttcaaTTACCTTTAATCTCAATATTTTTTTCTCCATGCAGTAAGCTGTATGATATCCGACAATGGAAACATTAATGCAAATGAGAAAAGGTGTAATACaggaaaatacatttaaattagaGATATTTTTCAGCAAAACATGCTACATTTAAGTCATCATATTTTTCACCCTGAAATTTGTATATGGAAAATAATCTCTGTGGTTCCGTTGCATTTACTTTTTAACATCAACAACAGTTTTAGTGTTTTTCTCTCCAATCATTCAGTATCCACTGCTGTCTTTTCGATCATGCCTGTCTTTGCTGTCACGGGTATCACTGCTGTCTTTTCGATCATGTCTGTCTTTGCTGTCACGGCTATCATTGCTGTCTTTTCGATCATGCCTGTCTTTGCTGTCACGGCTATCATTGCTGTCTTTTCGATCATGCCTGTCTTTGCTGTCACGGCTATCATTGCTGTCTTTTCGATCATGCCTGTCTTTGCTGTCACGGTTATCACTGCTGTCTTTTCGATCATGCCTGTCTTTGCTGTCACGGCTGTCACGGCTATCACTGCTGTCAGTGCTGTCACTGTTGCGTTTCTCCGTTTTAAAAGGGCAAGATACTTCGGGATTTTTTCTTCTCACGACCTTGAAAGTGCAGTTCTCCTTAATAAAAATGGATTCACATATCTTTGGATTGAATCCCACAGCGATTGTGTTGCTAGAGAATAAACAAGAAGTTAGAACATTAGTTAGATATTTCCAATGCAAGAAGATAAGACAACATGCCAGAGAaattgtatatactgtgtatatatatatatatatatatatatctatatctatatctatatctatatctatatatatatgtgtgtgttttctcttaTCCAGTGGGGTTTTGTAGAGAGAAACGTGCTgtaaccccccccaaaaaagttatTGATATCTAAACATCATAAATAATCCtgctttaaataaagaaatgtggtagaaaaaaaaagtatttctccctctctcccggtTAATTTTCCAGCCTCATTCCTAAACATTTTATAGTCAATTAATGGAGTTTTTTAGTGGATCCCTAAAAAGAAGAACCCCATTGTCCTGAGTTCCACCACAAAAATAAGTCATCTCATCTACATCCAGTGTGTCCAAGATATTGCCATCTTTCCTGTGCAGGACATGGCTGATGTTATTGCCTAAACATGACTTTCCAAGCCAGCTTTTTATAGTGTGGTTACCACACTATAAaaccaacaaaggaaaggtttctttacagtaagggcagttacaatgtggaattcattacccacggagaatgtgatggcagatacaatagatttgtttaaaaaaaggttggctatctttttagaaaggaaaggtatacagggatataccaaataagtaaacatgggaaggatgttgatccagtgagtcatctgattgccaattcttggagacaggaaggaatttatttttccccttatgagataccattggatgatatgactctgggtttttttgtttgccttcctccggatcaataagtaagaatagatataggataaagtatgttgtctaaatttatcataggatgaacctgatggacgcatgtctttttttctgcctcatctactatgtaactatgtctgaAAATATTCATAAAGATTTCCACACCTTAACTTAAATACAGTGTAAATTCACCATCACTTCTTGCCAGTAGAGAGCGCCAGCGTATACTGTACACACTTTTTCAAATTTCCACACCTTAAAGCCACAGTCCATGCTTGGTTTTATTTTTCAATTATTTTAATTGATTGATATATTATTTGAATGTTATCTGTTGCAGGAGCCTCATCCGAGCTGAACTTGGGTCTGACATCTTCCCAAACCATTCACAATTCCCCCTTAATTTCATTGACAAGAATCCTTGTCTGgaaaatcaaaatggctgccaggAAGAAGATGATGCAATTGTTCCTATTGAGTAAACAGGGTGATCCACAGACTGTAAATTCCAGGGTTGAACTGCAGGACACATTGTGGTTCAGAGACAATGTACTGGGAAATTGCTGCTTAAGAAGAGAAGCTTTAAACAGTTTGAGCCTTTGTAACAACTATCTCAATCTTTAAAAACTAACCTCAGGGGACACCTTCAGATGAGGAGCAACCCTAATCTTGGCTCAATTCAGGAAGACAGGCCAACAATGGATTATTATCctgtatgtctgtcagacctggaTTGGCTAAGATTGGATTGTCTGGATTGTCTactctaagacacacacacacacacacacacacacacacacacacacacacacacacacacacacacacacacacacacacacacacacacacacacacacacacacacacataattcagtggtcgacaaatcaccaaaaaatctagtcgccgaacaaaaaaatctactcgccacctagtatcacacgtgctgcttgggccaataggagctcgccacgatgttaaatccactcgctcggggcatgcaaatgtataggtttgtcgaacaatatatatatttatatatatatatatatttatatatttaatttcaTCCAAAGCAACCTGTATTGAGTACTTTGTATGGACTTTAATCCCTTGTCTGCCAAAATACTGTACTTGCTGCACAGTTTATTTGTACAGGTGACACTCTTAGAAAGATGTATATGGACTTTGCAAATGTCGGAGCAAGCTGAAAAATAGATGTATACTAATAGAGTAGCTCAGTGGTAACGTCACTgtctttgaagcaggggagcctggttccatTCCAAGTGTCAGTCCCttatgaccttgagcaagtcactttatctctgtgtgcctcaggcaccaacattagATTATAAGAGCCTTGAGGCCCCAGACATGTTGTGTCTTCAAAATTATATGTACAGTGCTACGTACCTTGCTACATATGAAAAAATAATATTCATACATTCAAAATATGTAAATCTTTATTTCAATAGTTCTAACACTAACCATTACACCGAGGAATGCTCTTTGTTCTTTGTAACGTGTAAGGGCTTTGtttaaacacaatgtaatatacctGTGTGAAATTGTACTTGTTTTACAGCTCGCTACTGTATGCAGTAACACTCAACGTAGggatgccaggtgtccagtattgaaccggactgtcctgtatttgggaactctgtccagtaaaaaatgagaggtaatactggacatgtatgtgcatacccgtattacccctctggacatagtgacctgaccggcttgatgggccgcgggatttccctgaacatggagagagcagggctgttacagaggggctgggcagcttcct
It encodes:
- the LOC142500903 gene encoding uncharacterized protein LOC142500903; its protein translation is MAFILNLTVAFGVFIATCNAACHFDRLQLKNPFQVPTGCWYEDELHPFFTRWISDHCEECVCGKRGMECCDHNTIAVGFNPKICESIFIKENCTFKVVRRKNPEVSCPFKTEKRNSDSTDSSDSRDSRDSKDRHDRKDSSDNRDSKDRHDRKDSNDSRDSKDRHDRKDSNDSRDSKDRHDRKDSNDSRDSKDRHDRKDSSDTRDSKDRHDRKDSSGY